In Elaeis guineensis isolate ETL-2024a chromosome 1, EG11, whole genome shotgun sequence, a genomic segment contains:
- the LOC140857088 gene encoding uncharacterized protein, producing MIGDCNAIQFLNERKRNGISTSISEEFNLFMDHHQLIELKLNQRSFTWSNHRDSPTLTKLDRCLVTIDWIERFPLAMLMRLPKTTSDHLPLKLEFYKHPPCRKLFRFELFWLLKHDLKELIGAWWKAAPSSPDASTNLVMKLGFLRSKLKTWNRLTNGNILVRKTQIKKQISELDSQEEIRCLSMEAQCKRRVLREQLESILQEEEALWKQRAHVNWLQ from the coding sequence ATGATAGGAGACTGTAACGCAATTCAATTTTtgaatgaaagaaaaagaaatggtATCAGCACCTCCATCTCCGAAGAGTTCAACCTCTTCATGGATCATCACCAGCTGATTGAACTGAAGCTAAACCAACGCTCCTTCACCTGGTCAAATCACCGGGATTCACCCACTCTGACTAAACTTGACAGGTGTTTGGTCACTATAGATTGGATCGAGCGGTTCCCGCTGGCGATGCTTATGCGGCTCCCCAAGACTACCTCTGATCACCTTCCTCTCAAGCTGGAATTTTATAAGCACCCACCATGCAGGAAACTGTTTCGCTTTGAACTATTTTGGCTATTGAAGCATGATCTTAAAGAACTAATAGGCGCATGGTGGAAGGCAGCACCTAGCTCCCCTGATGCATCAACCAACCTAGTCATGAAGCTGGGATTCTTAAGGAGTAAGCTTAAGACTTGGAACCGACTCACAAATGGAAATATCTTGGTGAGGAAAACTCAAATCAAAAAGCAAATTTCCGAACTTGATTcacaagaagagatcagatgcTTGTCAATGGAGGCACAATGCAAAAGGAGAGTGCTCAGGGAGCAATTAGAAAGTATTCTACAGGAAGAAGAAGCTTTATGGAAACAAAGAGCACATGTTAACTGGCTTCAGTAG